The Thermodesulfobacteriota bacterium nucleotide sequence AGTTTGTCTTAATACAGTCTTTTTCATTTTCACTCTTCCAGCAATCGTTACGTCCCTTTATCCAGCCTCTTTGCTCAGCTTTAAGAACTGAAGGCTTCTCATTCTTGGCTTTTTCCTCAGCCTCTTTATATACTTTGGCAAGTTCTCTATCCAGCCTAGATAGTTCAGGGTCATTGCATATTATCTCTTCAACGCTTCCTTTCTCTGTCTTTGAACAGTCAAAAGACGGTGATGACTCGTCTGCATAAGAAAAATTGACAAGCCCAAATGAAATAATAAAAGTGTAGAGAGTGGTTTTGATAAATAGTCTTAAAATCATATACTGCCTCCGGCAAAATAATTTGTTAAAAAGGAAATCCAAAAGTAATTGTAAAAGCATTTAAATCGCCAAATCTATATCCAGCGCCAATTCTTGGGTTACTTATAACCCATAGTTTAAGTGGAGTTGCTGAGCCAATTGTGCCTGCAATCTCATATTGGTTCTCTACCTTAAGAGGGCTTCTTAAAAATCTTGAAAACTCTGCATCAGGTAAGTAGCGGTAGTAGATAAAGAACACGCTCATATCCGGCTCATATCCCTTTATCTTAAAGCCAAGCGGGTGAAGCACTTCAGCACCGTTTTCCAGCACACCGAATGACTCGTCGGGAACGTCATCAATAAAAGTAGTATTACCCGCCCACAAAATTGCATTACCAATACTAAACTTAAACCTCTCCCAGAAAATCTCATATAGACTCCTAAGACCAACTGTATATAC carries:
- a CDS encoding MliC family protein; the encoded protein is MILRLFIKTTLYTFIISFGLVNFSYADESSPSFDCSKTEKGSVEEIICNDPELSRLDRELAKVYKEAEEKAKNEKPSVLKAEQRGWIKGRNDCWKSENEKDCIKTNYMLRIAELQARYQLTYNSGPILYSCDDNPAKELVITIYDTDPSTLVAEYGDSQSLMYKEPSASGSVYQGRNETVWMKGKEVRIKWGFDSQTMNCKEKSK